The Glycine soja cultivar W05 chromosome 19, ASM419377v2, whole genome shotgun sequence genomic sequence aaaaaagagagtaaaaattagaattaataGCGTTCATTTCTatgtaaaaaattacatgtatgatctattttcaaacacacactttatctaaataataaataatgatttaagACTTTTCAAATGCAAAAGCAAACACTGAATAATGATAAGCATCTTGCTTGCCCTTTGTCAAATGGAAAATGTTCCGAAAGTCATACAGATTTTATTGGTttgaatgattgattgattttttttttttggtacacaGATTGATTGATATTAGGCAGATTTAACAAATGCATTAGGGgataatttaaaaggaaaaataaaaaagtaaagtaCTCAATGCAATAAGTactaaagaaataaagaaatttttaataatttttttatcaaataattaaaagtatttaataaaatacattgaacgtagaaaaaaaaacattggtgTGAATTAGAAATATTATAAGCGTTTTGCTTGCTCAGACACAGGGATGGTGTTCCAAAAGTCATATAAAGATTTTATTGGTGTGAATGATTGGTTGATATTAGGCACGTGTGAACAAATGCGTTGGGCATAAGTGaagtatacaaaaaaaaaaaaacattatataaaaGTGAAGTATTAAATATGCtaagaacttaaaaaatatttggtctttttttttagttaaatttgatCTTAGTTCCTATacatttaaatttgtaatagtttataatatattttgtaacaaTTTAAAACTCCTAAAAATAGAATTTGTATATcggttaaaattaatatttggtGACAATATTGAAAGAATGTATTTGAATTTAAACAATATTGAAACATCAACCCAAATGTATTTTAatctacaaattaaaatacatagaaACCCTCAAAAGACCACATTGCTAACCTTAACCAACCCCAAATTCAACTCCccaaaaacatgaagagtcatatCCCAATCACCAAATCAAATTCAAGGTTTGAATCCTCTTGGAACCAATTGTGAGTGAtgtgaattaattttaacaaaggAGAAGCAACAAAACGAGGAACCAATTTGAGAAATGTTTAATGTTAAcgaaaaaaattagattttctaGATTAGAGGATGTTAGAACCAATTGAAGAAgcatattaatttgaaaaaaaaaaatcaaatgaaaggGAAGGGGAGAACTAAAAGGCTTGGACATTCGAGAAGGAGAACCAAAAGGTTTGGGGGCTTCTTTATGTTGTTCTTGTCATATTTGGAACAGTGGAGGAGAAACAAACGCAAACTCAATTCACATTGCGATTTTAATTCTGAACACTTACCATAGGGTTCAGAGATGGGGATGAGTGATCGTGAGAGTGGATGTGAATTTGGTGAGGGAGGATAGTGGAGAAGGTGGAATTGATGGGGAATGGGTTAAAGTGGAGTTGAGGATCGAATCAGAAGTGGTGTTGGACACAAGAGGGAGGCAATAGAGAAAGGCCAGGGACGAGGAGATGAAATAATTAAGGGGAGAACTGGCTTTTGTTTCTGCTCGTAAGTGTTTTGATTTGCAAATgggttttgatttttgtttgagtttttttttttttttttttaaaatgtggtTTGGTTGGTGTTTCAGTACTATTTGGATTCTAATAGTATGTTGTTGGTGCTTGAATAATTGATTTTGGGGTTGGTTCAAAGTTTGAGAGGGTTTAAACATGGAATTTTAGTTTGTGACAGTAAAAAGTTGTCACAAAATGTATTCTAAACCGTCACATTCAACCAACCTCAATCCATCATTTATTATGTCAACATGATCATTGATGAAATTAGGggcaaaaaatattgttttctttaGTTGGAAGACCAATTTCATCAATTTAAAAATGTAGAAACTAAGatcaaatttgaataaaattaaaaaatacaggactaaaaataattttttcttataatttattatcaaaacaCATATGCactaaataataaaagagtGGAGATCCTCTTCGGTTATCGAAAAACTcatgaaaagagaaagatacaAAATATTTGTAGGTCGGAGAGAACTTTAAcccataattaaaaaatttatttatagaacaCTTTAggaagaattttaaaattaggatGTTTTTGGATGAGCCTCATTAACTTTGAAATTAagtgatttatatttaattatatttttttattttaaaagcaggttagtaaagtttttatttaatattttttttgtgaatttttatttaattcaaaagtTAAACAAAGTTGTTTaagctcaaaataattttttaacccaAAATTATTTCAACGTGAAATTATATACtgttatataaaaatttctcttaaatcacattaatttataatttaatgcatTTTTAAATGATCTAGCATGTCTTTGAACACGCACTAAAACCATGGTACTGAAACACGATTATGCCACTTTTAAGTGCACTGCCAAAAATAATGATGTGGGAAAGCAACgactaattaaacaaaatattaggTTAGCAAATGTTGGATACCAACCACACCAAACAAGCCCATCTCCTTTCATCTTCTGACTTTGGTTCCTTATGTCTTTGGTCTCTTTACTAGTGGCCTACCCTCACCCATACACAGTCCATAGTgtacaaaaaagtaaaaaaaaaaaaataacaatcaaGTCTTAAAGATACCACGTATTTTTAGCATCTTGCACCGTTGTCTATGAACAACTACCTCTCACCTtcacattatatttattttcttccaatTGTTATGTTTTGAAACATCCTAAGGACTCCATCCATATCATACACATATACCTTGCAATTTTCTCTTAAAGAAACTCAGACCCTTATCATATTGTGTGAGGGACACCCCAGGTATGAGAAACACAACGCAACATAACATGTGTTCCTAATGATGTTTCcaacaacattgcatgttctaGCCTTGAACTTTGACCATTTATCATACTCTTGAGACCCCTCTAGAGTGCTTTTGTTTCCATTCACTCAAACACATTTTTGATGTTTCTAttgttcttattcttttttttgtggTACAGGTTAATTATACTAAGTAGCTTGAGATGGAAATGGCTAATGAAAACGGTTTCCAACTTAGTGTGAAGCTAAGTGAACCAACTCTAGTTCCTCCTGCTGAAGAAACAAAGAAGGGTTTGTATTTCCTATCTAACCTTGACCAGAACATTGCCGTGATTGTGAGAACCGTTTATTGCTTCAAAACTGCTGAGAGGGGGAATGAGAAGGCTGGGGAAGTGATCAAGAATGCATTGAAGAAGGTTCTTGTCTATTATTACCCTCTTGCCGGGAGGCTTACAATAAGCTCAGAGGGTAAACTCATTGTGGACTGCACAGGGGAGGGTGCCTTGCTTGTGGAGGCTGAAGCAAACTGTTCAATGGAAGAGATTGGTGACATCACAAAGCCAGACCCTGGGACTCTTGGTAAGCTTGTTTATGACATTCCTGGAGCAAAACACATTCTTCAGATGCCTCCTTTGGTTGCTCAGGTAAGTTTTATGACTTTTTCTTGTACCTTGTTTTTAATGTCCCTGAggagtttgtttgttttgtgatccATAAGGCTGAGGTGTTTATAAGCAAATATTTAAGTGCACTAATGTAGAGACTAGACTAGTGATATGACATCTAGCATTTATCAAGCTCTTTGTAGGAATTTTTATGTGGCAGTTATTTTGAATGTCTCTTAAACGGTTAGCAACAAAGTATTTTTTGGGCTAAACTAAAGGAGtgctattgataaaaaaaaaaggggtgcTAGTattcccctaattaaaattgGTTTTGGTTTGTGAATGTTTATCAAAACAGTACAACTTTTTTAATGCTAAGGATAGCCAGTTTATGCATTTTGCAAGTACTTGAGTTACTATTTCTGGAGGGAAAATGTTACACTTATTATTTTGTATAGGTATAAAGAAAAtagagatagagagaaaaaaataacagaagagagaaaataaattttttttttgcacagtaaagagagaaaataataaatgtaataaatgatgtgatgaaaaatgaagagaaacagaaaaaaatgtGGAAGTGAGATGAAAAAGAAGATTAatgtatgaaaataataataataataataataataataataatccattTCTGTATCAGTACTATAACATCACAGCATCTCTTAATCACTTATCCTTTTCCCTATACTTGTGATAAACAATCAATTCCTTTCTAAACTAAAAGACTGAAAATGATTGAAGAGATGGCCCCTCACTTTGAATTGGTGAGTATTGCAGTTTTGAAAGAAAGTGTCAACTCTATATTCCAGGTGACCAAGTTCAAATGTGGAGGCTTTGCTCTTGGGCTGTGCATGAACCACTGCATGTTTGATGGCATTGGTGCAATGGAATTTGTGAACTCTTGGGGAGAAGCAGCCAGAGACTTGCCACTCTCAATCCCCCCAGTGATAGACAGAAGCATACTCAAGGCAAGAAGCCCTCCAAAGATAGAGCACCTGCACCAAGAATTTGCTGACATTGAAGACAAGTCCAACACAAATAGCTTATATGAAGATGAGATGGTCTACAGGTCCTTCTGCATTGAACCTGAGAGGCTAAAGCAGCTGAAGATGAAAGCCATGGAAGATGGAGCACTTGAGAAATGCACAACATTTGAAGTCCTCTCAGCATTTGTGTGGATAGCAAGAACCAAGGCACTGAAGATGCTGCCTGACCAACAAACAAAGCTTCTTTTTGCTGTAGATGGGAGGGCCAAGTTCAACCCCACTCTCCCAAAAGGGTACTTTGGGAATGGAATTGTGCTAACAAATTCTGTGTGCCAAGCTGGTGAGCTAACAGAAAAGCCCTTCTCATTTGGAGTGAGGCTCATTCAAGATGCAATCAAGATGGTCACAGACAGTTACATGAGATCAGCTATTGATTACTTTGAGGTGACAAGAGCAAGGCCTTCTCTTGCTTGCACCCTTCTCATCACAACTTGGTCTAGGCTTTCCTTTCACACCACTGATTTTGGATGGGGTGAACCTGCTCTGTCAGGGCCAGTGTCACTGCCAGAGAAGGAAGTGATTCTGTTTCTCTCTCATGGCCAAGAGAGGAGAAACATCAATGTGCTTCTTGGTTTGCCTGCTCCTGTCATGAAGATTTTCCAAGATTTGATGCAGATGTAATTAGGgttatacatatatatcttaTGTGATTCAGTTATTTTTCTaagcttattattattattattatgttgttgttgttgtttcctgaaagaaaaaagagagtacTAATTCTGTTGATGAATTTGTTGGTGCTAATCAATAATTGAAGACTTATATTTTGTTGGTGAATATAATTTATACGGAAAAGTTCCTGCAGTTGAAGAAACATTTCGGTGCTTTATAGGGTGACAAAGTTTTTTTTCCCGAGGTGAGATACTGAGTTTCTTGTTAGGTAATCTAAATTTCtctaatcatttaaaaatagaacTTATGGAAAAAACACAATCCATTAGAAGTTTTATATATTCAACACCTACCAAAACATCTTGACTTGAGTTTTtgcaattaatttgatttaacctTATCTTGTCTATTAGTTCTTTCTCAATTTAAAGCATATTAAACTAAttgatttaaattgattaagCTGGCATATATGCCTACTGGTTTGCTTTAGATATATGCAATGTAATGGTGACAAGGATGcagtgttttcttcttcttctttccttttttttaaggtttaattacCCATTTAGATATATGCAATCTAATTACCCGTTTAATTTATATAGTTTCTAAATTTATCCCTTTTAATTcttaagtgaatttttttagtcccaaaatttacattttaattcttaaaagatCCATGTCATTAAAAATCTTTAATTgacaaagttaaaaaattttaatgacaGAGACTTTCTAGGAATTAAAATGCGAACTTTAGAAGctaaaaaaaacctatttattaaattttaggaactaaaaaatccacttattaactataggaactaaaagaaataaatttagaaactatagggactaaatggatgattaaacattttttaattaacatatatGGTGTAGTACTACATCATATATGCCGAGGGCGCTGCACCAAACAGCATCGTGGTGACAGAGGATGTTTCACCAAAAGGCAATGCAACGAAGGACATTGTTGCCCCAAATAACGTCGTCATTGTGGAAGACGAAGAAGCATCAAACGACATCGTTGTGACACTGAAAAGTGCAGAAAAGGAAGAGGAAGCCAAGGAGAAGGAGGGTGCACAGGAAGAAGAAGCggaggagaaagagagaggggatGGAGAAGAGGACATGGCTTATGTAGGGTTTGCGGAGAAGAGGACACGCAcggacaattttgtaattagagaGAATAAAAACCACAACAGTTTGACGTAAAATTATCTTGATTTTCATTCTCTCTAATTACAAAATTCCCACCGCATGATATTTGAAGACGATTCCGCATAATCATCTTGAAGACGGTTCCGcataatcatcttagaatgtgcttgttaacaaccattttttttatagtgagTTTATTCAATTATATATCTTTGTTTGAGATGATCTTATTCATCTTCCAACTCACATTGAAATTCGGAcatgaaaaaagaataattaaaaaatatcaaatatcaaaAGGATATATTGTTtcgaaaaaaaaaggatttaccttatgttgtatattttcttttaccttataaaataattagtgtTAAGAAGCCAGTTTGTATGTTTATGGGAAGACAATTATTTAACTTTCGGTCATAATATGATTTGCTcgtgtaaaaaaatttcaacttctgtaaaaatgaatatttttgcaTGACTATACCTCTAAATAAGGAATGATTagcttgttatatttttttttgtctcaaaaACTATTATCAACTATCACATTCAATTCTGTTCAACTAGATACAGGAGGAGACATGGACGGTCACATAAAGGTTGATAGCATTATCCGTCTATTCaaaatgttgaaattttttaggagattttttaaaagattatgaaattatatatattaacttgtgattaattaaattattacaaaatcaaAACTACCACGAATTCTAATTGTTCACGAACGAAAAGTATGATTGAACAAAAGCTACAAACTATATTGTTGTCAATGGCTTTTATGTGAAACCGAAGATTACCTTCTGGATTCTGGTTGTGAAGGCGCTCATTCATGTCCCATTTATGCTGCATTTATGGGATCAAAACATATAAGAAGTAACAACAAAACATTATTTACTACTAAATTTCTCTTATCACATCTAGATTTTTCTGTGaattttaaacaaaagaaattCCTCTGTAAATAAGTTTTCTGTGAAATTTCCTATACATTTTGATTCTTAATTAGGTAATAATATATTCAcaaataataagtttttttttgtaagttttGAAATTCATAGGAAATTTCCTACAGGTTTTTTCCCAGAAAATTTATCGATTTTGGCAGGATTTTTGTAGGAAAATGGTGTTTCTaagaattttcttataaattttcacGAAAAATATATGCAGGAAATATTCTAGTGGAAAAAATCTATAGAAAGTTCTGCAGGAAATATTCCTGCAGATTTTAAATGCACGGAAAATATCACGGTAACTTCTAATGAATTTCTAAATTTCTAAGTAATCtttccacattttttttaaaaatttgcaaGTAATTTTCTTGCAGATTTATAATCTGCAGGAAATTTCACATATTaactcacaattttttttaaataaatgataggtaaattttaaaaagtcatccagatatacatattattttaatttattttctaagtaATATATTACTccagaaaattttaatattattatccttttatttatgtaaaataatatttttattatgaagtattaataaaattttaaaatatattataaaataattgctACTAACATTGTATACACACACTTTTAATAATAATCCATTTATATAATGTCTAAGAATACTtttcatttgaatatttatataatgtCTAATAATCCATTTACGagcaaaaaatatgtattacacaataaaataaattaaaattcattcagaaaaggaaaataactcTGTTGAGTTTCTCTGCTTTGCCTCTGCTATGCTACCTTCATCTTCTGCTCTGATTGTCCCCCGAACTTGCGAGTCAGCCATGGCATCACTGCCATAGTCTAAGCAAGTTTTCGGTTAAATAGTAACTCTGTTCAGTATTTACTGTATTAAAGATTTGTAATGTATTATACTCATTATTCTAAATCGTTCAAAATCTTTCTTTAATTCCTAcggataaaaaaagtattttttcttctatttactAGATGAACCTCTTTGGACTTTCTTTTGGAACCTCCAGATGAATCCTGTTAAATAATATGAACTTTCTTATTTCACTGAAGGTAATTTAGTCTTGTTacttttgattttctatttCCCTCTTTTTACTTTGCACATTCAGACTTTTGCATTATTGAATAGAGTTCCAACTCTTTATCTCCTTTtgcactcttctttttcttcttctctttcttataTATTTGCATTGTTTACAAATCCATCCTCAAATATTCTTAAAATGAATCCGACCTTAAACTAAACAAATCaaaagtttgataaaaaaaactctttagAATTTTGAGTTTGATCCTAATTATATATCTTAGAATTTAAGttgaatcaaatttaattataaatatcttCAACACAATTATGCAGCCTGCCGTTTAGAGACAGTTCCCAACTGGCAACCATTTCTTTAATATACGTGACAAACCGACAATCTTACTGCGTCTCACAATCACTTAAGATAAAGTCAGTAATTagctttaaataaaatgaatcatAATTCACCAAAGGAACAGAACAGGAAGCTGTGATCCAATCCATTGCAGCTGAAATAATGCTAGTAATGTGAATTGCTGGATCCCATCCCATCCTTGAAGAATCCACATACCCAATCCTCGCTAATGGTTAATTGTaggaaacaaataatattatatgggAAATGAAATACACACGTTTTCCTTGTTCAGTTCACTGAATTAACATTCAGTCCGCCCCAATCGATTGTGTTGTTTTACATCACAAGACGTGTTCTTATACTTTTTCGCTGGAAAAACCAAGGTCCTCTATATTGCACATATATGATTGTTGTTGATACGAATAGAGGTAAGGAGCTGCAAACAGTAAGGCCCAAGAAACAAAGCAACACTCTCATTCATAGTGAATAATAAATCATGCACGCATGCAGATACGTAGGGGGCACAACACTAGCATAATATCTTCTAGAAGAAGTTTAATAAAGGAATATCATTAGGATATTGTTGAATCTGTTAGCTTTCTGGTAGACCGTTAGCTTTCTGTTATACCTCTGGAATAGCAACTATAAATGTAAGAAAAACCTATGTGaataaaggagaagaagaagcatttCCTCTACTCTTTCTATCTCTTGCTCTCATCTATTTCTTTAGGGAGGTTACTTGGGCCTCGAAAACCAAGTGTaacattggtgctttcattgcaCAACAATGGCGGACGCAATGCGCTCCAAGATATCATCAGATCATCTCGAAGATGCAATTGCGAAACTCACAGCTTCGCAACTCGCCATGAATTCGAAGATTGATGATCTCCTTCACCGTATGTCACAACTCGAAGCGAACCAGCAACCGCCGCAAACGCCGCCGTCTTTGTCGACAGGACAGACGCCACCGTCGCACAGTCCATTGCATCGTATGAAGCTTGACGTGCCTCGATTTGACGGCTCGATCCAACTGGTTGAACCTTCAAGATCACGCAATTTTTCGAGTATCACTCCACGCTTGATCAGGAACGCTTGACAATAGTTTCGTTCTACATGGAAGGGTAAGCTCTTGCATGGTTCCAATGGATGCACCACAATGCGCAACTCTCCTCGTGGTCAGCGTTTCTCCATGCACTGCACTCTCGTTTTGCTTCGTCTACATATGAGGATCCCACAGGTTTGTTGTGCAAGCTTCAACAACGTTCGTCGGTAAGCGCTTATTTGTCCGAATTCGAGTCTCTGGCGAATCGTATAGTGGGCCTTCCA encodes the following:
- the LOC114399148 gene encoding omega-hydroxypalmitate O-feruloyl transferase-like, with amino-acid sequence MEMANENGFQLSVKLSEPTLVPPAEETKKGLYFLSNLDQNIAVIVRTVYCFKTAERGNEKAGEVIKNALKKVLVYYYPLAGRLTISSEGKLIVDCTGEGALLVEAEANCSMEEIGDITKPDPGTLGKLVYDIPGAKHILQMPPLVAQVTKFKCGGFALGLCMNHCMFDGIGAMEFVNSWGEAARDLPLSIPPVIDRSILKARSPPKIEHLHQEFADIEDKSNTNSLYEDEMVYRSFCIEPERLKQLKMKAMEDGALEKCTTFEVLSAFVWIARTKALKMLPDQQTKLLFAVDGRAKFNPTLPKGYFGNGIVLTNSVCQAGELTEKPFSFGVRLIQDAIKMVTDSYMRSAIDYFEVTRARPSLACTLLITTWSRLSFHTTDFGWGEPALSGPVSLPEKEVILFLSHGQERRNINVLLGLPAPVMKIFQDLMQM